TAGTTTACTTCGTGATTTATAACAGCCAAATTCAGGAACTATTGGTTTCTTCTGATGTACTTTTAGATTTTCTGGTTCTAGTATACTGGCTGATTAAAAGGGCATACCCattgcacgaggctcccgccactgtggGATTTGGGGAGGGGCAGATATGTACAGAGCCTTAACCCTGTTTCGTTGGGGGGGGGGCAACTGATGTAGAATCATGGCTAAACCAGATTGAACCTTTTGGCAATCTAGAACTGGATGAACCAGGTCCAACTGGGTTTTGGATTCAgtaaaatatttaatttatttatttattagggtTTTTATTAGTTAGATTTGTCTTGTAATCTCTTAGTTAGGCTAGAGTTACATTCCGTTTTATTATTTTAGAGTTTAATTCCATATAGGTTGGGTTCGATAAttaagagattttatttctatttcagttttagacttcAATTAGGAAGCTTTTAATTTCGATTATTATACATAAGCTTGTAACCCAATTAGTTGGGTAGATTTGAAGAAAGCGAGATTGAGTTTTTTTTCCCCGATGGCATAGCAAGGTCGTGTGACCATCTTCCCCTCTCTCCTACTCCGaacctttcttctccttcttcccttcctcttaACTATTCCTGCTACGGTTTCCATTTCTCTGGACTGGTGATTTTACTGGTTTGAGGAGAGTTCATTAGAACTTCATTATCTCAACTAAGATCAATCTCAAGTTCTGAGGATCCATCTACTGTGACGGGCGAATTTGATGGCACAAGGATTTCCCTGTTGTGTGGCCCTAAATGGAACTTAGTACTGACCTGATCCTTCTGCCAGAACTAGTTTCAGGCACTCCTGGTTCTGCTGGTGCATGCTCCTTCGACTGGGTGTTTGTTGCATTCGTGAGGCACAGGGGTATCACTTCTAACCTCAGAATCTCAGATTGTAGGCCTCTAAACGAGAGACATCTTGCATCCGAAGCCTCCCTGGTTCTTCTGCCTGTTGCTTTGGCTGGTGGTAGAAGAcaactcttctcttctcccacgATTCTTCTAATACTCgattttattcttttagttTCCTGTAATGCCCCTCCTCTTTTCCATTATCCTCTGTTATCCTTTCTTTTAAGTTTATTCCAAGTCTAGCCTTTTACAATAAATCACATTCCCTATTGTATCCACCCCATATCTTATACCTAAGTGACCCTTAAGATTCACTTTTATTTACAATCCTGCCATTACTTATAAACTTCATTatatttactgttttgccaTTGAGTTCTTAATTTGGATCTTCTATTACTTTGGTCAGCCCATAAGCAAACCAGTAAGGTTATTCCGCCCTGGGTTCCACTtcagcaaccttaccattgcactgAGGCTCGCCCTGAAgtatatttattttgatagaTAAAGCACATGAAATTTAATTTCTTGAGTAATTgtttgtttctaaaaaaaaaaaaaaaaaaaaagtaattgtTTGTTTTAGATTTGAAGATGCCATTGTTCTTCTTATTGATGTTAACAAGCCTTTCCTGTTTGTTTTCAGCTTGTGGGCAGGCTTTCGCCAGAGGAGCTAATGGCTCAGTTACCTTCATTTTTGCCTGCTCTTTTTGATGCATTTGGGAACCAGAGTGCTGATGTTCGTAAGGTATGCATTGTTTTTTATCTGTGTTGGTTGTGTGGGCTCTCCTCTTTGGTTCAACTAACCTGAATGTTGGAATGATttagttggttttggtttcttgtCGTATTGATGTTAATGCATTCAAACACAGTATATGCTCACCTGATCCTAATTGGCCTGGTTAGATGCTGTAAAATGTATAGGCCTTATTTATATAGCTGAGTGTTTACATGCAAGCTCTATATGTTTGTGTAGGGCTTATTTTAGAAAGTTGGAGAGTTAGCATACAAGTTCTACTTAATTATGTCGCCCTGGAGGATGCCAACTTCATTTAGGTGAAGAGGATGGTGAAAATACAAATTTTGTTATGGGGTGTTTTCATGGAGTAAAAATTAAGTCCACCTAGTGTAACGAATGGGTTCCAGTGCTAACCAATTGGGAATTTGGTTTTAAAGAATTCAAGGGTTGGAGTACAGGGTTTAGAGGTCTACTGTGGAACATTTGGAAATATGGAGGAGAATGAAGGTGCAAATAATGAGTTGGGAACTTAAAGAGGTGGAACTTATGTTATGGGGTGAATGTATTTATCAAAGAATATATTTTGGGATGGATGTATGGAAGGGATAATTGGTGTATTTGAGGATTCCCTAAAGTCAGTAGTGGGAGGGAGAGATGTGGTTCAGGAAGATGAATCCATGGAGTGGGAAAGCTTTGCAATGGCAGCACAGCTGGCATTTGCAAACCAAGTTTTTGAGATCCAAAGCAAAAGTCTTTTGGACCCCAATCACTGAAAAGAAAGTTTTGGATTGGGTCTCCATAAGAATAGAAGTGACTCCTGGGTATGGAGGAAGATAGGGGTAACTTTTGTGAAAATTATTTCGTTGAGGCAGGCCATGTCATGGTGGAGATACTCaacggtggtggtggaggagatCCATTCTATCTGGGGTGGAAGCATTCCCTTAGTGGCCCTCAATTGCATGAATTTGGAGAATCTGAAGATCTTTGTTAGTCAATCCGGCTCTCAAGCACCAAACTTTGCCTCTGTTTTCTGGTGCTGAATTTCTCAAACCATGCATGAGTAGCCTGTTTGAGACTCAGAGAGAGCCTTCTAACACTGGCGAAAGAAGAGTCTGGGGAGACTGGGGAAGCTGCATAAAGACCGGATGTAAATTGCCATGAAGAAATGTGTTCTTAAAGTCTCTTCAGTCGTTTGGATTTGGATATCCTGCAGAAACGGGTCTAGCTGGGGAAATTTATTCTTCGTGTGGGAGAATGGTGCAGATGTGCAGTGACATGCATTGTGGGAGAGCAGTAGTAATGAAAGGATCTGGATAATTTTGGGGTTATATGGCACTCACTAATATAGGTATAAACATCAGACCTTGTCACATTTTTTTGATCTTGTGCCCGCGCTGCTTGATGTTTGCGAAATTTTTTTGTGTGGATCCCTCCCTCTCATGGTGTTGACGAGTACCTGGAAAGAGGAAGGGAATTTTTTAATATGAGGAGATTCGTGTTTAATGTTTGATGTCATGAACCAAGAGTTTTTTTAATGGATTCAGCATTTAAATGGATTCCAAGGTTTGATTGATGAAAATTCTGTCCACTTGTACTCTACTATTTGGGGCTTTCTTTTGTACATGCTATTCTTATGTTATACGCTTGTTCGTGAGGAATGCTTTTCCCTTGTCTGGTTCTTTTGTTATGGTTATTACTAAATATTGTTTCCAGTGAAAGTGGATGAAAATTCCAGTGTACTGATTTGTGTATGGTAAAAATTCCACTCTCTTTAACTGTTTTTTGCCTTGGCATTTTGAGAAATATTAGTCTGTTTCCTTGATATTTTCTTACCGAGTGATTTCCATTAGTCAATGCATCCAGCCCTGCAACTGATGGTAACAAAGAACTAATTAGTAAACTTGACACTTGGACAGATCCAACCAGATGCATTTGATTAACAGAGGAGCAAAATGAAAATGTAAAACTGTAGATAATTGCATCAATAAAATCTCCACTACGCTGTTCCTGATAACATGTTCTTTTGCTTACCTTTTTCTATATGCCCCAACatcgccccccccccccctttttttaaccTATTCTGACCATGGTTGTCTTTTGTGGCATGGTTGCTGGTTGCAGACTGTCGTTTTCTGTTTGGTGGACATTTATATCATGCTTGGAAAATCATTTGTGCCGTACTTGGAGGGGCTTAACAGTACACAGTTGCGGTTGGTGACAATCTATGCTAACCGGATTTCACAAGCCAGAACAGGCACTGCAATAGATGCTAACCATGGTTAAATGGGTTATAGCATGGATGGAATTGTTGGCTTTAGAATGTCGGAGATTCCTATTGAAGGTTGTGTATTTTGTATAGTCTCGAAAtgcttgatttttattttggggaaGATGGGGGTTTTGCTCTTGTGAGTGCTAGGCTTTGTGGGGAAGTGCTGCTGGTGTGGTGTAACAAAAGTAGTGTGAAACTGTATTTACATATGCCACATTGAATGAGTGAGAAGGTTGGGGAGCTCCTTCTGAGTTAAATAATTGTATTAAAATGAACATAGTGAATGATACCCAACCCCTTTGTGAGGAGAAATGGATGTTGAGCGATATAACAGATGGTGctacttagagagagagagacaaagagagagagacaaacatTTGTTTTCAGCTGTATAGATGGACATGTAGTTTCCTGTGGAACATCCATGATATATTTTGAGAGCGACCCGTTGCAACATGGTGTGTTCTTTTGTTGGTTTATCAGGTGAATTCAGAACAagtcattgatttttttttttttcggatgtCATATATCAGCCTGGGCTTCTGGAGCCTCATTGTTCCCAAGAGGTGGGAACTAGTTCTTTGCTGTCCCTCTTATTCAGACAAAAGTGTCTTGCTGAAAAAaagcttgtttttttttttgttagcaGCTCTAAATCAACGTGGGTTTGTGGTAAAAAAGGGTgttaaagaaaatattatatacATCCAAAAATAATGGGATAGCACTCCATAGCCACAAAAGTCTAAATGGACTCTAAATGGGTTTTAACCGGATTATTTAAATCTAAATGGGTTCTAATTGGttatattttttcctctctggttcaccttttttcttcatcttcctcccaCAATGAACACTCTCCCACGACTGAACACTCCCTTTTACCTCTTGCCTCCCCTCCCCTACAACCCCGCTTCACTTTGTAAACCAGCCCCACATCACAATCGCTTCACTTTGTAAACCAGCGCCACATCACAATCTCTATTACCACAGGCACCGATCTGGCCCAGCTCCACCCAGTGCTGCCAAattattttttctgtaaaaaaatcattaaaacaaggtttttttttttttcttgaaaaattaaaaaggtaGGAAAAGGAAAGCCTACCTTTATTTTCAGTGGTTTCgggtttcaataatttttttttttttttctgtggatAATTCCTATCAAGGTTCCATTGGCCAACTAAGATGATAGTCCAATGGTTGTTGTAACTTAAGGAAGGGCAACCGACAGGGGAAAGAGGCGGGAGAACTCGAATAATAGACATGTTAGATGGAAGGATGCTTTGACAAGCAGTTCCTAAACAACTGCGCCTGGCAGCTGTTAGGCACACCACCACCATCTTCTGACTCTGCTAATGTGTACCATCTGGTCGACTCAACCCGATGACTGACCCGACAACCTAGAATTTTTGTCCCTCTATGACCCATTGATCGTTGACCCGACCCATCTGGCCAAACTAACAACCCATTTTTAAGGACCTGTTGATATTCCGAGAATCCGTTTTTTCCGGTCACGAAAAGCCTGAAAACAGTTGGAAATGGTCGATTTGGACGTCTTACATCGCTCCAATCAGTGGCATTGCCGCCCTATTCCCCCTCCTCCATCGTGGTCTAGGGTTAAGAGACGGAGAAACCTCCAGACAGCGGACCGATCTTCTTTTTCTCGCCCGTGTTCCCAAAATCCTACACTTCCACGTCGTTGTCTGATCAAGGTTTTGtgatcttctctttctttcttttgttagggtttaggggtttttttttttcggtttttCATAATTGCGTTGAGCTTAAGCCCTTATTCTCTACACATGCGGTTGTGTTAGGGTTCTATTTTCGTTCGCATTTGGGGAAGAAGCTGCGTCTTTGCAGAGGCTGGGAGCTGCAGACCTTCAGAAGCCTCAAAGTTTAAGGCGGGGGAGCCTGGCCTATGGGAGTTGCACCCTATTCAGGTCAGTTGATGTAACATTTGATATTTTGTTTTGTACTTGTAAGATATTCCTTTGTGAACTTTAACATAGATTTTATCTTCTACTTTTTTGCACTCAACTCTTTCCATCTTGAATTGTTCAAACTGTTGTGTAGATTTCTAACGAAGGAATTTAGATTCATATACTATCAATCGTCTTGAGTGCTTCATTTAATTGATCTTTTCTATATGGTCTTCCTTGGGCATTGAATCCAGAAGATAATTAAGTTGTTCTGTAggtctttcctttctttcaccATTCTCCCAGCCAAAATTGCATACTTTATTGACCCTTTCTCTGTTATACCATTTAATGCTGACCCTAATTGGTTCTGATCCTATTACTTTCAAGTATTATCCTAATTCATAGTTAGAATTATCCTTATCTCGAGTCAATTTACCCGACtgttaaaagggaaaaatgtaCACAAATCCATTTGCCTCATGTCCAACATACTCAACACATGTTTTCAGCACAACCGAAGCTGCCACCTCTGGGCTAAGCTAGTGTTCATAAATATAACATATTTAAGCACATAATTCTTCACAAGGCCAAGCTCAATATAACCTTAAACCGGGCCAGGCTCTTCATGAGGCCTCAGCATTGGTCTCAGAAGAAATTACCCTTACATAGCCTGTTCATCCGTCTCTGACTATAATACTCATGCAGAATTTAGGTGATGAAAGAACGTCAAATTTAATCATCAAGAATGAACTTCTCTTGAGATAATTGGAAGGTAGTTACCATAAGCTATTTACTTATGTTAGAAATTATTTGAAAGGTCAGCGTAGTGTACAGTAAAAATGCAAAACAGATATAAACCAAAAATCTGAATCAAAAGTGAAGGAAGATAGCATAAATTATTCTTTGAAAGttacaaacaacaacaaagccttatcctaacttaatggggtcagctacatggatccaagcaaggacaatGAAGAGAAAAGGTAAGGTAAAAGTTAAGGAAGAAAAAGACAAGTTATTCTTTAAAAATTATACAAAGAAAATTATTAACAAGTATTTTGAAGAAAATGATTAGAATTCATTGAGATTTCAAAACTATATTGGAGTGCAACATTAAAGTTTGGAAAGGGCTTTAAGACACAAATTATGTAGTACCTTGGTTAGTGCTAAAAACATTTGAACAAGAAGATGGGTGATGTGGATCCGGATTCCAATAGACTGAAATCAgttcgcttagggcccacttaaacACCTAATAAAGCAAAGGAaacacccaataacaattgtattgaaataaatcttcaactaaatggcagaattgtaattaagctgaagttATAAAggggtggcagaattgtaaataaccagattaGTTAatgagctatttgggagatagGACTTAAAGGGGATTAATGATTATTTGATGGGATAAACTAGGAAGTAAAATAAGAATAGGGATATGAGAGAATTAAAGCAAATATAAGGGTAATATAGGAAATCAAGATAAGaggggataatcaccataaacTCACGAttagatcatcttcttcctaggACCAAAACAGGGGCGGAAGAGATGGGAGGATTCAGATCGATAGAGCTTCATCAAGAGAGCTcggtttgggctgaaacttcaATCAAAAGGTCGCAACAGCAAGTGTACTATGACAGCACCAGAAATCTCCGATAGTCTagatcagaagtattttcgAGCTTGCAACTAGGTCTGGCGGTGACAaaactcagatctgaatctgattttgatttctcaCCAGCAGGACCAAGCTTGGGAGGAGATCTTCTAGGGTTTGTGTCACCTAGGAGGTAGCAACCTTCGGTCCAAATCTCATAGCCAACCGGTAAGAGACAAGGGTTCAACAAGCTGCCCTTTGGTGGTTGGTGTTACCGTCCAAGAGAGAAGATGAACAGTATTCAGCAgttgaaaaaataaagagaaaaggaaataaagaagaaagtaagggagatgaagaagaagaactaaagaggaaaataggagagggaaaagaagagattagaaggtttcagagagggagaaaaaggggtcggcagccatggtttcaaaaccaaaaaaattcaaccaAATTTCTATTCATCAAGTCTAACCACTGAGTTCAtccattacatgactaatataaagaaaaaaaatcaaacaattaatagaaactacttgaaaatggaaactattctaaaattagaaactagctaatTTCATaggaaattatttctaaaacaaaataaaatcaaatcaaaagattttttttctaagtcgatcgtgcaactgcatcaatgGGCTTATTTATGTTTGCTTGTGAAGTCCCAAAATAGCAAGTGCTAGCTCAAAAAACACTACCACCATTAATTACGATACTTCTAAAAGCATTACAAGGAAAAGATGTGAATCTTCCCTACAATAGTATTTTACCTGCATCAAAGCACATCTGATTCACATCTTTTGCATGTAGGACTCACATTTGGTTTCATGATAGTCATGTCAGGCTGAAGTATCCCTTTGCTAAAAATTTCCCTCGTATGCGATTATCATTAGCCATTCCATCACTGTAACTAATCTGATGTGGTAACTCGTATACTGAGAAAGCATAAAGAAAGTTGGCTGAAGAGTCTATGAATATCCCTCTTGCTCCCGTTAAACCCGGAGCACCCAAACTAGagccatccacattgatcttgtCCAAGCATGTGGGTGGAGGAGACCAGTGTACATGAATGTTTCTAGTATAGGATAAGGGAGAAGATTGAGCATGAAAATATTCAGCAGCCATATGCAAGCTTTCATATAGAACATCTGAAGGAGAAGAGCGTCCATGGTGAAAGAAAGTATCACCGTAGGAAATGTTCCAAATGATGGTGGAAGATAATGCACATATCATGGTGCCTCTTGTCTACTCGATAGGCAACAGATTATAGAACCAATCTTGAACGATGTAATGATGCTGTAAACATGGGGGAAGCCCGCTTCTCTCCAAATGGCATTATAATATGGACATTTAATGAACAGATGAGTTGTAGTGAGATCAGAGGAATATCAATAGGGACAATTGGAAAGGATCTGGAATCCCCATCTTGAAAGAAGACCCGCATGAGGAACTCTACGTCTCTACCAGGAAGCAACTTCCATAGGGAATCCTTAATTTTAGGTGCAGCTACAAGAACTCGATTATCCAGCAGAAGGGAGAGCCTGTGTGCTGATAAAATGGAGAACTTCCCCTTTGTTGTGGGAAACCAAACGTAAGCATACTCTGTTTCCAAAAGAGAATAGGAATTACTAAAATGGAGGCTGCTACCTCATCTGACCACCAATATTGAACCATATCAACTTTCCAAGTGCAAGTTATAGAATCAATGAAGTCTGCAATTGTGATAGCCTTCCAAGCATGAGGGGAAAGAGAGCAGAAGATATATAGCCCGGTATCCAAGGATCAGTCCTAGGATTTACTGAGCAACCATGTCCTATGCGAATAAAGAAGCCTCAAATGAGAAGATCCCAAGTCTTAAGAATTAGGAGAGTAATGGAGAAGGGCATTAAGGAAATCAGAACCTCTGAAGTATTTTGGTTGAATAAGTCTACTCTAAAGAGATCAACTCGGAAACAACAATTTTCATGCCTTTTTAGCCAGAGGAGCCAGATTCATATGACAGGGGAGCTggatattattttatattaaggCCCCCAAATTTCTTAGATTGACAAATGGTGTCCCAGCTTATGGTAGGCACGAGTGACTTGTCGGTGTATCGGTGCGACCTAGTAGTCACGGGTTAACGGGCTTTCTGTGAAGTGGGGGTTAAGGTTGTCTGATGCTGAGCTGAAGAGTCATATTCTTGTAGGAAGAAGAACGCAAAGAGGGAAGGTTAAATCATGGCCTAGTTGCTGTACTATGGTCCATGCTGGTCCCGTGCTGGTTCAATTCGGGagttcctttcttttattagtTATTTGTTTTGTTAGAAAGTTCCTAGGCTAGATAAGGGAACTGGTTATGGGGTTTCCTAATCAGATTCCAACTTTGTTATTTAGTCTTTGTCCAAGCTAGAATCGATTGGGTGTTCCTGATTTCATTCTCTTAATTACTGTTTTACCTCCTGTTTGGGATCAGATTTTCACTAGACTTTTTCCTCCATGTTTAGCACACTCGCTTAACTCCAACGCCATCATATAATATGATCTCATGTTATCCTTTATTTTTCCTTAAATCTGCGCTGTTTATCGACTAAAATATCTTGTTAGGTTTTTTTTGAATAactaattaaatgaaaaaaaaaaaaaatgagcttTTGTGCCAAGGTGGGTTTTTCCATATTTGGTGTTATGCATGTGTCTTGAACCTAATTTTGCAAGATGGAATTATGCTAATAGATAGTTCTGTACAAAAGATTTGAGATAATGTAAAGTTTGTGATAGTTTCAAGTAAGAAAGGTAGGTTCATGGAAAATTGCAAGCAGTTTGGAATTGCATATGCTTGAGGGTGCAATCCCTTATTCTGGGGCCTTTGAAAACTTAGGTGAATTTGATACAAATTAATGGATAGTCCCATTGTTGATGAATGGATGAAATTCCCTGATGTAACAAATTTCGTCCACTATGTGTTCAGTTTATATGTTCGTTGTTTCTTTGACACTTTGTTAATTAAAATATCGCAATTTTCAATATGTGGGAActtttttgtgattttgaaaGGTTGGTGATATTGATGGCAAACATATAGCAATTGAGATTGGAATTTCCCCTTTTTGGTTGTTTAGATTTAACAGTTTGGAAGTATTTTGGTGATATGGGATGTTGACTCggatataaaatatttttatttgaataattTGGTGCTGGTGAGTggtgatttgaattttgggtttatttgatgttaggaatgaaaattttcacttttaaatatttggtttacatttatatttgtatgattattgatggatatttgattatttgtatGCTTTGCAGtggatatttgatttttttgcatGTTTAGGTGAGGATTTTGGAATTTTGGACACTGTGACTGTCTGGAACCAATTAGGAACTTGAACCCTCCCACTTGTTTTATATCAGTACCAGTTCTCAGGTTCACAACCGATTAGCTTAACGAGTCAGTTCTAACCCTGGCCCCATAGGACCAGAACTGATTCGAAACCTTCTAGATTAATCAGCCCTCCCACTTTACACCCTCAATAATAATCTTTTGGAGATAATggaaacttgaaattttctctATATTTCTTAGACACCAGAATTTACATCGGAGACTTCTCACTCCTTTAATGTCTACCGGTAATTTTGGATCTCATTATCCCCACTTTCTCCATAATCAATTAAGATTATCTTCCCTCGTGTCTTAAGTACATTTGATTCTTCATCGGATATCAATTTTGTATTTTGATGAGTTGTTTTTTGTGCAAATTAGGGGttttgtacatttttgtactgAAAATTTGCTTTCAAATTTTATTCTGAATAATTTGGATCTGTTGTTTTTTGTCTGATGATTGTTATGAGAATCAACTGATTCAACCTTTTCTGTGTCTTGTTACTGATTGCCGGAAGTTGACAGATCTGACATAGGAATGGCAACATTTGAACTCTACCGTCGATCGACTATTGGCATGTGTTTGACAGAAACATTGGACGAGATGGTCTCAAATGGGACTCTCAGCCCAGAGCTTGCTATTCAAGTTCTTGTTCAATTTGATAAGGTAGGACTCTGGTGCTTTTCATCGTCCACCTGCTATACCTTTCTTTCACTCTTGATCTGGTTAGAATTTCTGACATTTTCTCTTGTTTATTTGTTGTGGATTTTAGTCTATGACTGAAGCTTTGGAGACTCAAGTCAAGAGCAAAGTCTCTATTAAAGTGAGTTtacactattttttatttttccccccatatttagggttttggcgAAGGCTAAGGATCATTAAGAATTGTTGCCAACCTCGTTATTCATTTTCTCTTGCCTGCAACTCTAAATGAAATTTTCCATTGCAGTCATGAGATCAGGATTTTTTTTCGCAAAGCCTATTGAAAACAATTCACGAAAAACTTTTCTTGTATGTGTATCAGAAAGAGTAGTTTGAAACTAAAACATTCTACTCAAGGTTAGCCATCGATCGAGGAAGAGAAGATGACTATATTTCCTTTATATAACACCTTATGTAGCATGTTCATTTTTCTTGGAAATTATATTTTTGGATTATCTGAATATCTTCTTTAGAGATATATTTATGCGGTTCCAGACTTTCTAtctattttttagattaaaCTTTATGTTTCAACTTGTTACCTCAATTTCCGTATCGTTCTCATTGCTGTTAGCTTTTACTTATCAAGCTAGCTTGTCTGAACTTGGTCCTCAACTTCACAATGTTATATTCCTAACAGATAAAGGATATTTCCCTGGTTTCTAACGTTTAGGGAGTTTTTCCTGCTTTATCGAGTTCACAATGCTATGCATATGCAGATTATGGAGGAGAGACATGCTGCATTTCTTATCAAAGCCAAGAACTTCCATCACTTCACCCTTTTTCTTTGCCTCTCACAGCTTGTATTGAGGTTTATGTTTTGGCATAAAATATCtacaaaaatgaatcttcagcATTGTATTGCttcatttttggaaatcccaccaGTTTTGTACTGGCCTTCTGCTTTTCAATGGTTAAAGATTGTAAGAATGCAACAAAAGAATTGTAAACACTATCAGCAATCTGCTTGGCCGATACTGACCAATCCGTTACAAGTTCTAGAACCATGACTTAGACTGCCTGTAAATTCTTTTAAGGTCATTATTTTGTGTGGTTGAGGCCGTTAGAGTTGGAGAAGCCTGTA
This Macadamia integrifolia cultivar HAES 741 chromosome 10, SCU_Mint_v3, whole genome shotgun sequence DNA region includes the following protein-coding sequences:
- the LOC122091825 gene encoding transcription initiation factor IIA subunit 2-like isoform X1, which encodes MGVAPYSVDRSDIGMATFELYRRSTIGMCLTETLDEMVSNGTLSPELAIQVLVQFDKSMTEALETQVKSKVSIKGHLHIYRFCDNVWTFTLQDAMFKNEECQEFVRRVKIVACDSKLLTQ
- the LOC122091825 gene encoding transcription initiation factor IIA subunit 2-like isoform X2, producing the protein MATFELYRRSTIGMCLTETLDEMVSNGTLSPELAIQVLVQFDKSMTEALETQVKSKVSIKGHLHIYRFCDNVWTFTLQDAMFKNEECQEFVRRVKIVACDSKLLTQ